The Hypomesus transpacificus isolate Combined female chromosome 2, fHypTra1, whole genome shotgun sequence genome window below encodes:
- the glipr2l gene encoding GLI pathogenesis-related 2, like, producing MGKSASKQFSEEVLTTHNDYRRKHQALPLKLSRKLSREASRYAESLASTRILKHSVESSRGSCGENLAWASYDQPGKDVADRWYDEVKQYSFNRPGFSSGTGHFTAMVWKATKKLGVGKAIASDGSSFVVARYFPAGNITNQGHFESNVLPAKT from the exons ATGGGCAAATCAG CCTCCAAGCAGTTTTCTGAGGAGGTGTTGACGACCCATAATGATTACCGGAGGAAGCACCAGGCACTCCCTCTGAAGCTTagcaggaagctgagcagaGAGGCCTCTCG ctatgCAGAGAGTCTGGCCAGCACACGGATCCTGAAGCACAGCGTGGAGTCCAGCAGAGGGAGCTGTGGAGAGAACCTGGCCTGGGCCTCCTACGACCAGCCAG ggaagGACGTGGCGGATCGTTGGTATGATGAGGTGAAACAGTACAGTTTCAACAGGCCTGGATTTTCTTCTGGTACTG GTCATTTCACAGCCATGGTCTGGAAGGCCACCAAGAAGCTGGGTGTGGGAAAGGCCATAGCATCTGACGGCTCTTCCTTTGTGGTGGCCAGGTACTTCCCAGCTGGTAACATCACCAACCAGGGACACTTTGAGAGTAATGTACTTCCTGCCAAGACTTGA